One genomic region from Terriglobus aquaticus encodes:
- a CDS encoding CocE/NonD family hydrolase, producing the protein MSLRLSALFRSALAVSFFASVAGPVWSGSAFAQEQRADAVRSEAWVRAHYNKYEYRIPMRDGAKLFVSVLEPQPGAFKDHGPYPFLMTRTPYSCGPYGEDHYPRAATYSDELATSGYIFVCQDVRGRYQSEGVFQEMAPHIDEKKSPKDVDPSSDMYDTVEWLLKHIPNNNGRVGITGISYPGFYTSASIIDSHPAIKAASPQAPMTDLFLAADDAYHGGGFMLAANFGFYTEFFPQKTPVFPEGERSEFAYGTNDMYEFYLHAGNLAALNAMLTKHGAESLFTDQMVHDTYDSYWQPRSLQNHMRNVKTPVMTVGGWFDAEDLTGPLMTFHAIDKFNPELGATNTVVIGPWVHGGWARSDGDRLGDVTFGAKTGEFFRKDIQFPFFEHYLKDAPSQPLPKAYVFETGTNAWRKYDQWPPKPAAAKMLYFHANGTLSFDAPTAGDWYAEGRNKKGEFGPIFPNDSDSYVSDPAHPVPYTSYTTNTVPQRYMDDDQRFASRRPDVLVYTSAPLTEDVTIAGPISPKLHISSTGTDSDFVVKLIDVYPYDYPNPEAADPAQGKRILGEAPLLIGGYQQLVRGEPFRAKFRNGLTEKPVALKPGEVTPLNFSMPDVNHTFRKGHRIMVQVQSSWFPLVDRNPQTFTDIPTARPDQFVKATETIYTGAANPSGVEVLVMPAR; encoded by the coding sequence GTGTCCCTGCGCTTGTCCGCCCTGTTCCGGTCTGCACTTGCCGTCTCGTTTTTTGCTTCCGTTGCAGGCCCGGTTTGGTCCGGGAGTGCCTTCGCGCAGGAGCAGCGTGCCGACGCCGTTCGCAGCGAAGCCTGGGTGCGCGCGCACTACAACAAGTACGAGTACCGCATTCCGATGCGCGACGGCGCAAAGCTGTTTGTGAGTGTGCTGGAGCCGCAGCCTGGCGCGTTCAAAGACCACGGGCCGTACCCATTTCTGATGACGCGCACGCCGTACTCCTGTGGACCGTATGGCGAAGACCACTACCCGCGCGCCGCCACGTACTCCGATGAACTGGCAACCAGCGGCTACATCTTTGTGTGCCAGGACGTGCGCGGGCGCTACCAGTCAGAAGGCGTGTTCCAGGAGATGGCGCCGCACATCGATGAGAAGAAATCGCCCAAGGACGTGGATCCCTCGAGCGACATGTACGACACGGTCGAGTGGCTCCTGAAGCACATTCCGAACAACAACGGGCGCGTGGGCATCACGGGTATCAGCTACCCGGGGTTCTACACTTCGGCCTCGATCATCGATTCCCACCCGGCGATCAAGGCCGCGAGCCCGCAGGCGCCGATGACGGACCTGTTCCTGGCCGCAGATGATGCGTACCACGGTGGTGGATTCATGCTGGCGGCCAATTTCGGCTTCTATACCGAGTTCTTCCCGCAGAAGACGCCGGTGTTCCCCGAAGGCGAACGCTCGGAGTTCGCGTACGGCACGAACGACATGTACGAGTTCTACCTGCACGCCGGCAACCTGGCCGCGCTGAACGCGATGCTGACGAAGCACGGTGCGGAGTCGCTGTTCACGGACCAGATGGTGCATGACACGTACGACAGCTACTGGCAACCGCGCAGCCTGCAGAATCATATGCGCAACGTGAAGACGCCGGTGATGACCGTGGGCGGATGGTTCGACGCGGAAGACCTGACCGGGCCGCTGATGACGTTCCACGCCATCGATAAGTTCAACCCGGAGCTGGGCGCGACCAACACCGTGGTTATCGGGCCATGGGTGCATGGCGGATGGGCGCGGAGCGACGGCGACCGATTGGGCGATGTGACCTTTGGCGCGAAGACGGGCGAGTTCTTCCGCAAGGACATCCAGTTCCCGTTTTTCGAGCACTACCTGAAGGACGCGCCGTCTCAGCCGTTGCCCAAGGCGTATGTGTTTGAAACGGGCACCAACGCCTGGCGCAAGTATGACCAGTGGCCGCCCAAGCCAGCAGCGGCGAAGATGCTGTACTTCCACGCGAACGGCACGCTCAGCTTTGACGCTCCGACCGCTGGTGATTGGTACGCTGAAGGGCGAAACAAAAAAGGCGAGTTTGGCCCGATTTTTCCGAACGATTCGGACAGCTATGTGAGCGATCCGGCGCACCCGGTGCCGTACACCAGCTACACCACGAACACGGTGCCGCAGCGCTACATGGACGACGACCAGCGCTTTGCCAGCCGTCGGCCCGACGTGCTGGTGTACACCAGCGCTCCACTCACCGAAGACGTGACGATCGCGGGGCCGATCTCGCCGAAGCTGCACATCAGCTCCACGGGCACCGACTCCGACTTTGTGGTGAAGCTGATCGATGTGTACCCGTATGACTATCCCAATCCGGAGGCAGCGGACCCGGCGCAGGGCAAGCGCATTCTGGGCGAGGCTCCGCTGCTGATTGGCGGGTACCAGCAACTGGTGCGCGGCGAGCCGTTTCGGGCGAAGTTCCGCAACGGCCTGACCGAAAAGCCGGTAGCGCTGAAGCCGGGCGAGGTGACGCCGCTGAACTTCAGCATGCCCGACGTGAACCATACCTTCCGCAAGGGCCACCGCATCATGGTGCAGGTGCAGAGTTCGTGGTTCCCACTGGTTGACCGCAACCCGCAGACGTTTACCGATATCCCGACTGCACGGCCCGACCAGTTTGTGAAAGCCACGGAGACGATCTACACCGGGGCGGCGAACCCCAGCGGAGTGGAAGTGCTGGTGATGCCAGCGCGGTAG